ATATGCAGATAAACGACGATGAAGAAAGCCGAGGCGCCGGTGGAGTGGAGGTAGCGAACCAGCCATCCCCAGGAGACGTCGCGCATGATGTATTCCACCGAGGCGAAGGCCAGGTCGGCGGCGGGCTTGTAGTTCATGGTCAGCCAGATCCCGGTGACCAGCTGCATTACCAGCACCAGAAGCGACAGCGCGCCAAAGAAGTACCAGAAATTGAAGTTCTTCGGGGCGTAGTAGCGGGCGAGGTGCTCGTTCCACAGGCGGCTCAGAGGAAAGCGGAGATCGATCCACTTCAGCGCATGGGAGAAGAGTCTGTCAGCGCGGAGCATCGTCTTCAGGCCACTTCGGCGTCTTCGCCAATCCGGATGCGAGTGTCGCTCAGGAACCGATAACTGGGCACGACCAGGTTGTTGGGCTGTGCCGGAACTCCCTTGTAAACGCGCCCGGCCAGATCGAAGCGCGAACCATGGCAGGGACAGAGAAAGCCGCCCTTCCAGGGCTCTTCGAAGGAGTGCGGGTCTTCCGGGCGCAGATATACCGGCGAGCAGCCCAGGTGGGTGCAGCGGCCTACGATCACCAGGTATTCGGGGCGCCGCGAACGGTGCGGGTTATGGGCGTATTCCGGCTGATTGTCGTACTCCGAGCCGGGGTCGCTGAGCGCCTCGTCGAGACTGCCGAGGGCGTCCAGCATCTCCGGGGCGCGGTGCAGCACCCATACCGGCTTGCCGCGCCATTCCACCACACGCAATTCGCCAGGCTGAAGCCCGCCGATATCCACGTCCACCGGGCGGCCGATG
The Gammaproteobacteria bacterium DNA segment above includes these coding regions:
- the petA gene encoding ubiquinol-cytochrome c reductase iron-sulfur subunit encodes the protein MTTENETENDFYRNRRRFLTTVATVLGGAGVAAAALPFLSMMMPSARTRVIGRPVDVDIGGLQPGELRVVEWRGKPVWVLHRAPEMLDALGSLDEALSDPGSEYDNQPEYAHNPHRSRRPEYLVIVGRCTHLGCSPVYLRPEDPHSFEEPWKGGFLCPCHGSRFDLAGRVYKGVPAQPNNLVVPSYRFLSDTRIRIGEDAEVA